One window of Anabaena sphaerica FACHB-251 genomic DNA carries:
- a CDS encoding tetratricopeptide repeat protein, producing the protein MDWITLLRSLQSDFIKRLTSGCLLHCEIPGQHSEVTIISGQRLKSLREFCWLMAEKYKRTSSVRDVFINNLKGKLGEEVVKERLADYITEVDYEKRFGGDGKSDFTLTSNPAIGVEIKSRHGTFDKVRWSVSSEEVEKNTVIVCILIQEEVNEAQSEYHLFLAGFLPTKMIKLKTGRIAFGINQLLYSGGLFSYLEQSQAFINHSPQQNLSLDKFNRYPLASDLNLLYEKLGDEHFQKGDYAPAINNYNQALQHKPNDADIYYKLGLVHHQLNDFDTAITNYNQAIKININYGKAYNKRGLAHYQLGNYQMAIEDYNQAMRINPDIAVTYKNRADARSRIGDNQGAIEDYNQAIKINPHYDITQKNREIAPYLLDDKQKLIALIKVKPNDATTYKKRGNTRCNLGDYEGGIEDYNQAIKINANYVDAYYNRGNAHFDLGNYEAAIDDFSKVLKIKSNYIDAYYNRGNARLIIGDKQGAIEDFQKAADLYWQDGKIEEHKDTQAIILDLEIEKSLDILNF; encoded by the coding sequence ATGGATTGGATTACCTTACTGCGATCGCTACAGTCCGATTTTATTAAAAGGTTAACATCTGGTTGTCTTCTTCACTGTGAAATACCAGGACAACATAGTGAAGTAACTATCATCTCTGGACAAAGATTAAAATCATTACGGGAATTTTGCTGGTTAATGGCAGAAAAATATAAGCGTACTTCCTCAGTTCGTGACGTTTTTATTAATAACCTCAAAGGTAAATTAGGTGAAGAAGTTGTCAAAGAACGTTTAGCAGATTATATTACAGAAGTTGATTATGAAAAACGCTTTGGTGGTGATGGCAAAAGTGATTTTACTCTCACCTCTAACCCTGCTATTGGTGTGGAAATCAAATCTCGTCACGGTACTTTTGATAAAGTTAGATGGTCAGTCAGTTCTGAAGAAGTAGAAAAAAATACAGTTATTGTTTGTATTTTAATTCAAGAAGAAGTAAATGAAGCTCAATCGGAATATCATCTTTTTTTAGCTGGTTTTTTACCCACAAAAATGATTAAGTTGAAAACTGGAAGGATTGCTTTTGGGATCAACCAATTATTATATAGTGGTGGTTTATTCTCCTATTTAGAACAGTCACAAGCTTTTATAAATCATTCGCCTCAACAAAATTTATCTTTGGATAAATTCAACAGGTATCCTCTTGCTTCCGATTTAAATCTATTGTATGAAAAATTAGGTGATGAACATTTTCAAAAAGGCGATTATGCCCCAGCAATTAATAATTACAATCAAGCATTACAGCATAAACCTAATGATGCTGATATTTATTATAAGCTAGGTTTAGTTCATCACCAATTAAATGATTTTGACACGGCAATTACAAATTATAACCAAGCAATTAAAATTAATATTAATTATGGTAAAGCTTATAATAAAAGGGGTTTAGCACATTATCAATTAGGTAATTATCAGATGGCAATTGAAGATTATAATCAAGCTATGAGAATTAATCCTGATATTGCAGTTACTTACAAAAATCGTGCTGATGCTCGTTCTCGCATTGGAGATAATCAAGGAGCCATTGAAGATTATAATCAGGCCATTAAAATTAATCCTCATTATGATATTACCCAGAAAAACAGAGAAATTGCTCCTTATCTTTTAGATGATAAGCAGAAATTAATAGCACTGATCAAAGTCAAACCTAATGATGCTACGACTTACAAAAAAAGAGGTAATACTCGTTGTAACTTGGGAGATTATGAAGGAGGAATCGAAGATTATAATCAAGCCATTAAAATAAATGCTAATTATGTAGATGCCTATTACAATCGTGGTAATGCTCATTTTGATTTAGGAAACTACGAAGCCGCAATAGATGATTTTAGTAAAGTGCTTAAAATTAAATCTAATTACATAGATGCTTATTATAATCGTGGTAATGCTCGTTTAATCATAGGAGATAAACAGGGAGCAATTGAGGATTTTCAGAAAGCAGCAGATTTATATTGGCAAGATGGAAAAATAGAAGAACATAAAGATACACAAGCTATAATTTTAGATTTAGAGATAGAAAAATCATTAGATATTTTAAATTTCTGA
- the wecB gene encoding non-hydrolyzing UDP-N-acetylglucosamine 2-epimerase, which produces MTKKVGIILGTRPEAIKLAPVIQVFQSSPDLEVQVILTGQHREMVAQVMQLFKLKADHNLEIMQPQQSLNDITCRSLQGLEALFREQKLDLVIVQGDTTTAFAAALAAFYQKIPVGHVEAGLRTDDLFNPYPEEANRRLISQITQLHFAPTSLAVENLQASGVLGEIHLTGNTVIDALLNVAATNPACDIPNLNWGEYRTILATVHRRENWGEPLQAIAQSFLQILNQFPDTALLLPLHRNPTVREPLQHLLGDHPRIFLTEPLDYAELVGAIGRSHLLLTDSGGLQEEAPSLGKPVLVLRDTTERPEAVTAGTAKLVGTETESIVAAASELLSNPEAYTAMANAINPFGDGHAAERILEIVRNYLRMGD; this is translated from the coding sequence ATGACTAAAAAAGTTGGCATTATTTTAGGTACTCGTCCAGAGGCCATTAAACTAGCACCAGTAATTCAGGTTTTCCAAAGTTCTCCAGATTTGGAAGTGCAGGTCATTCTCACTGGACAACATCGGGAGATGGTTGCACAGGTAATGCAACTGTTCAAGCTCAAGGCAGATCACAATTTAGAGATTATGCAGCCACAACAATCTCTGAATGATATTACCTGTCGGAGTTTGCAAGGTTTAGAAGCTTTATTTAGAGAACAAAAGCTAGATTTAGTTATAGTCCAGGGAGATACGACAACTGCTTTTGCAGCAGCTTTGGCAGCTTTTTATCAAAAAATTCCTGTCGGTCACGTTGAAGCAGGGTTAAGAACTGATGACTTATTTAACCCTTATCCAGAAGAAGCTAATAGAAGGTTAATTTCCCAAATCACGCAGTTACATTTTGCTCCTACTTCCCTCGCGGTGGAGAATTTGCAAGCTTCTGGTGTGTTGGGGGAAATTCACCTGACGGGTAATACGGTGATTGATGCGTTGTTGAATGTGGCTGCAACTAACCCAGCTTGTGATATACCGAATTTAAACTGGGGTGAATATCGGACTATTTTGGCCACAGTGCATCGTCGGGAAAATTGGGGTGAACCACTGCAAGCGATCGCTCAATCATTTTTACAAATTTTAAATCAGTTTCCTGATACAGCCTTATTACTACCATTGCACAGGAATCCCACCGTTAGAGAACCGTTACAGCATCTGTTAGGTGATCATCCGCGAATTTTCTTGACAGAACCATTAGATTATGCTGAATTAGTAGGGGCAATTGGGCGATCGCACCTATTATTAACAGACTCCGGTGGTTTACAAGAAGAAGCTCCCAGTCTCGGTAAACCTGTGTTAGTTCTTAGAGACACCACAGAAAGACCAGAAGCAGTCACCGCAGGTACAGCTAAATTAGTAGGAACCGAAACTGAAAGTATTGTTGCAGCTGCAAGTGAGTTACTTAGTAACCCAGAAGCATATACAGCAATGGCTAATGCAATTAACCCCTTTGGTGATGGTCATGCAGCAGAACGTATTTTGGAAATTGTGAGAAATTATTTGAGAATGGGTGATTAG
- a CDS encoding type IV pilus twitching motility protein PilT, with translation MTESQSRNLPPVPPAPPAPPAPPAPPAPPMVTSVTQRNTTQLLQIPAERRANSPTNNAPPPPGATQRPVAPPPMSNTPATPPKPSGLTLSQLIHEAFEQGFSDVHVGIGEIPRFRNKGEIQTTNYPEVDKATFINWLREIMTDAEIQRFQDNLEFDGATQYEFARIRINVFDSLRGYAMVLRLIPLKILSMDQLRLPPVFRDICHYHKGLILVTGPTGSGKSTTMAAMVDYINREMPKHIITIEDPIEFVHQSRKSLVKQREVGMHTRKFDNALKAALREDPDLILVGEMRDKETVNTALKAAQTGHLVMGTLHTNSAVKTIERILNLYSGDEQDAMRVAISESLVAVIAQGLCRTTDGKRAAFHDILINTEAVKEWIKDGKYDEITELMKQASFDGMITMNQSLFNLYQEGRITEETAIEMSPTSNEMQQFLRGRV, from the coding sequence ATGACAGAATCTCAATCTCGCAATCTACCACCAGTACCACCTGCACCACCAGCGCCACCAGCCCCACCTGCACCACCAGCCCCACCAATGGTAACATCTGTTACACAACGCAATACTACACAACTGTTGCAGATACCAGCAGAGAGGAGAGCTAATTCCCCTACGAACAATGCACCACCACCACCAGGGGCAACGCAACGTCCAGTGGCACCACCGCCAATGTCAAATACTCCAGCTACTCCTCCAAAGCCTTCGGGATTAACCTTATCACAGTTGATTCATGAAGCTTTTGAGCAGGGATTTTCTGACGTTCACGTGGGTATAGGTGAAATACCCCGCTTCCGTAACAAAGGAGAAATTCAAACAACGAATTATCCAGAAGTTGATAAAGCTACTTTTATCAATTGGTTGCGGGAGATCATGACAGATGCAGAAATCCAACGCTTTCAAGACAATCTGGAATTTGACGGTGCGACTCAGTACGAGTTTGCCCGTATACGGATTAATGTTTTTGACTCCCTTCGGGGCTATGCAATGGTGTTGCGGTTAATCCCGTTAAAAATATTATCAATGGATCAATTGAGATTACCGCCAGTTTTTCGGGATATTTGCCATTATCACAAAGGGTTGATTTTGGTGACTGGCCCCACTGGTTCTGGTAAATCCACGACGATGGCGGCGATGGTTGACTACATTAATAGAGAGATGCCCAAGCACATCATCACCATTGAAGATCCAATTGAATTTGTCCACCAAAGTCGCAAGTCTTTGGTTAAGCAGCGGGAAGTCGGAATGCACACCCGCAAGTTTGACAATGCCCTGAAAGCAGCCTTGCGGGAAGACCCGGATTTAATTCTGGTGGGGGAAATGCGGGATAAAGAAACTGTGAATACTGCTCTAAAAGCGGCACAAACTGGTCACTTGGTGATGGGAACATTGCACACTAATAGTGCGGTGAAAACTATTGAACGGATTCTCAATTTGTACTCTGGTGACGAACAGGATGCAATGCGGGTGGCAATTTCTGAGTCTTTGGTGGCAGTAATTGCCCAGGGTTTGTGCCGCACGACCGATGGCAAACGAGCAGCTTTCCACGACATCCTGATTAACACTGAGGCTGTCAAAGAATGGATTAAAGATGGTAAATATGATGAAATTACGGAATTGATGAAACAAGCCAGCTTTGATGGCATGATTACCATGAATCAGTCGCTATTCAATCTTTATCAAGAAGGTCGCATTACTGAGGAGACAGCTATTGAAATGTCTCCAACTTCTAATGAAATGCAGCAATTCCTCAGAGGTCGTGTTTAA
- the hemC gene encoding hydroxymethylbilane synthase has protein sequence MTSVSSPPRTIRIGSRKSQLALVQTYWVREQLEKNFPDVTFEVHTMSTQGDKILDVALAKIGDKGLFTKELELGMINQEIDFAVHSLKDLPTNLPEGLALAAITERENPADALVLHEKHKGQTIDTLPEGAVIGTSSLRRLAQLRSQFPHFQFKDVRGNLITRMEKLDKGEYDALILAVAGLERLEMSDRIHQILPAEISLHAVGQGALGIECRADDTELITILKAIEHPQTRDRCLAERAFLRSLEGGCQVPIGVNTEVVGENLTLTGIVASVDGQKLVKDTVTGLAKDAEKIGTQLANTLRQQGATEILEAIFTEIQRGS, from the coding sequence ATGACTTCAGTTTCTAGTCCTCCCCGCACTATTCGTATTGGTTCACGTAAAAGCCAACTTGCTCTAGTTCAAACATACTGGGTAAGAGAGCAACTTGAGAAAAACTTTCCTGATGTGACTTTTGAAGTCCATACCATGTCTACCCAAGGCGACAAAATCCTGGATGTAGCATTGGCCAAAATTGGCGATAAAGGATTATTTACCAAAGAACTGGAATTGGGAATGATCAATCAAGAGATTGATTTTGCGGTTCATTCTCTCAAAGATCTGCCTACTAACTTACCAGAAGGTTTAGCACTAGCAGCAATTACAGAACGGGAAAACCCAGCTGATGCGTTGGTATTGCATGAAAAACACAAAGGCCAGACTATCGACACTCTGCCAGAGGGTGCTGTGATTGGTACTTCTTCTCTGCGAAGATTGGCACAGTTACGCAGTCAATTTCCCCATTTTCAATTTAAAGATGTGCGTGGGAACTTAATTACACGCATGGAGAAACTGGATAAAGGTGAATATGATGCTTTGATTTTAGCGGTAGCTGGTTTAGAAAGATTGGAAATGAGCGATCGCATTCACCAAATTTTACCCGCAGAAATTTCTCTCCATGCCGTTGGACAAGGCGCTTTGGGTATAGAATGCCGTGCGGATGATACCGAACTCATCACCATTCTCAAAGCCATTGAACATCCACAAACACGCGATCGCTGTTTAGCAGAACGCGCTTTCCTCCGCTCTTTAGAAGGCGGTTGTCAAGTACCCATTGGTGTAAACACAGAAGTAGTTGGTGAAAATTTAACACTAACAGGTATTGTAGCTAGTGTAGATGGTCAAAAACTGGTGAAAGATACTGTGACTGGCTTGGCTAAAGATGCCGAAAAAATAGGCACACAACTAGCAAACACCTTGCGACAACAAGGAGCCACAGAAATTCTAGAAGCAATCTTCACCGAAATCCAACGTGGTTCATAA
- a CDS encoding MBL fold metallo-hydrolase, which yields MYFTWLDSNSWLMEIGGQRILLDPWLVDSLTFSNLDWLFKGSRTQDRPIPANIDLILLSQGLEDHAHPPTLKQLGKNIPVVASPNAAKVVKELGYINITTLDHGEIFTLNNQVEIKALPGSQIGPTLLENAYLLRELVSGLKLYYEPHGNHSPQLQQFAPVDVVITPIIDLSLPLGLPIIKGMNSALEIAKWLKPQIMLPTAAGGDILFEGLLNRFLQAKGSSEEFQELLEKNNLSTRVIAPKPGEQVAF from the coding sequence ATGTACTTCACTTGGTTAGACAGCAATAGTTGGTTGATGGAAATTGGCGGACAACGGATACTCTTAGACCCTTGGTTAGTTGATTCCTTAACCTTCAGTAATTTGGATTGGTTATTTAAAGGTTCTCGAACTCAGGATCGGCCAATACCAGCAAACATAGATTTGATTTTATTATCTCAGGGTTTGGAAGATCATGCTCACCCACCAACGCTTAAGCAGCTTGGGAAGAATATCCCAGTTGTCGCTTCTCCTAATGCGGCTAAAGTAGTAAAAGAATTAGGTTATATCAATATAACCACTCTTGATCATGGTGAAATTTTTACTTTGAATAATCAAGTAGAAATTAAAGCTCTTCCTGGTTCTCAGATTGGACCGACTTTGTTAGAAAATGCTTATCTTCTCAGAGAGTTAGTCAGTGGTTTAAAACTTTATTACGAACCTCATGGAAATCATTCTCCCCAACTTCAGCAGTTTGCACCAGTAGATGTGGTGATTACACCCATTATTGATTTGAGTTTACCTTTGGGACTACCAATAATTAAAGGTATGAACAGTGCTTTAGAAATTGCTAAATGGTTAAAACCTCAAATCATGCTCCCTACAGCTGCTGGGGGGGATATCCTGTTTGAGGGACTTTTAAACAGATTTTTGCAAGCTAAGGGAAGTAGTGAAGAATTTCAGGAGTTACTAGAAAAAAACAATTTATCTACACGAGTAATTGCACCTAAACCTGGTGAACAGGTCGCTTTTTAG
- a CDS encoding circadian clock KaiB family protein: MTKLTTDKLSKPQLFKGIALFTPGGDLIYCIDPSKQGRWHLHLCAALQEILDLSESPHFLVPCYTATIDHWLNPRTQQVQTFAEAYPAVMRHQSVLKAVFGTGDLVWQTAPWQEGLCDRMVLATYRSSFPQLWEDHDLIVRLDRADMTSRYQKNQLNLQQEKINAQGYVLRLFVAGHSINTERILGNLHELLERSLGYPYTLKVIDVLTHPEQAEIDQVSATPTLVKVWPHPIRRIVGDFDNVEKLLQMLGAKDNS, translated from the coding sequence ATGACCAAGCTAACTACAGACAAACTATCTAAACCCCAGTTGTTTAAAGGTATTGCTCTGTTTACACCAGGGGGAGATTTAATTTACTGCATTGACCCTAGTAAGCAAGGTCGATGGCATTTGCATTTGTGTGCGGCTTTGCAAGAAATCTTAGACTTATCAGAGTCGCCACATTTTTTAGTGCCTTGTTATACAGCGACTATTGATCATTGGTTAAATCCGCGCACGCAACAGGTACAAACTTTTGCGGAGGCTTATCCGGCAGTTATGCGTCATCAGTCGGTGCTGAAGGCAGTTTTTGGGACGGGGGATCTAGTATGGCAAACAGCCCCTTGGCAGGAAGGATTGTGCGATCGCATGGTGTTGGCTACTTATCGTTCTTCATTTCCCCAACTCTGGGAAGATCATGATTTAATTGTGCGCTTAGACCGTGCAGATATGACATCACGATACCAGAAGAATCAACTGAATCTGCAACAGGAAAAAATTAATGCTCAAGGGTATGTCTTGCGTTTGTTTGTTGCTGGTCATAGCATAAATACTGAACGCATTTTAGGAAATTTACACGAATTATTAGAGCGATCGCTTGGTTATCCTTACACCCTCAAGGTAATTGATGTTCTCACCCATCCAGAACAGGCTGAAATTGATCAAGTTTCGGCAACTCCAACCCTTGTTAAGGTTTGGCCTCACCCAATTCGGCGGATAGTGGGGGATTTTGATAATGTGGAAAAACTCTTACAAATGTTAGGAGCAAAGGATAATTCATAA
- a CDS encoding M23 family metallopeptidase, producing the protein MKKNTLSRLCTYSLIGFISLTSGLSTTTSASPQTVKASPVKQTPLLGINLIWPTHGIVSQGFRKHRHEGIDIAGAIGTPIVAAASGTVVKAGWDDWGLGNFIEIKHPDGSVTVYGHNNRLLVSKGQTVTQGQVIAEMGSTGNSTAPHLHFEFYRDRRLAVDPMRLLSSSTTAKLPLDKPVSPSQPIPVTIAPVKADAECAGMTVITGETAKIRVQVCEENGQLFYIGQSKQDTSKPVKIAAWNVGTNKYRADNGSFSYLVSPEKVEVWRNGSQIRSDSFDTFDNAGN; encoded by the coding sequence ATGAAAAAAAATACTCTTTCTCGGTTGTGTACTTATAGTTTGATTGGGTTTATCTCTTTAACATCTGGTTTAAGTACCACTACATCTGCGTCACCTCAGACAGTCAAAGCTTCCCCAGTTAAGCAAACACCCTTACTTGGTATTAACCTAATCTGGCCTACTCACGGCATTGTTTCTCAAGGTTTCCGCAAACATCGACACGAAGGAATTGATATTGCGGGTGCTATTGGTACTCCTATTGTTGCGGCTGCATCTGGTACAGTAGTTAAAGCTGGTTGGGATGATTGGGGTTTAGGTAATTTTATTGAAATCAAGCATCCTGATGGTAGTGTGACAGTCTATGGTCACAATAATCGTTTGTTAGTTAGCAAAGGTCAAACGGTTACTCAAGGCCAAGTGATTGCAGAAATGGGATCTACAGGTAATAGTACAGCCCCTCATTTACATTTTGAATTTTATCGAGATCGTCGGTTAGCAGTTGATCCTATGCGACTTTTATCCTCCTCAACCACTGCCAAACTACCATTAGATAAACCTGTTTCACCTTCACAACCAATTCCCGTAACTATTGCACCTGTAAAAGCTGATGCTGAATGCGCTGGGATGACAGTGATCACAGGCGAGACTGCAAAAATTCGTGTTCAAGTCTGTGAAGAAAACGGTCAACTGTTTTACATTGGACAATCAAAGCAAGATACCAGCAAACCTGTCAAGATAGCTGCTTGGAATGTTGGTACAAACAAATATCGCGCAGATAACGGTTCTTTTTCATACTTAGTTAGTCCAGAAAAGGTAGAAGTATGGCGGAATGGTAGTCAGATTCGTTCTGATAGTTTTGATACTTTCGATAACGCTGGCAATTAA
- a CDS encoding pentapeptide repeat-containing protein, translating into MNITSWFRRLSSIALSIIISFTIFSLPANAFVATDYQKLLITNACVNCDLSGADLSNRDLYGSALSGANLSKANLSGALLNDAKLDGANLTEANLSEGILMGTNFAEANLSGANLSQADLYNALMNKTTLLNADLTNADLTEAIISDADLSNAVVKNAKLRGAILSRSNLSKADFSSSYMRNTRLSDAILRESKFYGADLFNSLMPDRTTYNGDVSRFGANQ; encoded by the coding sequence ATGAATATTACATCTTGGTTTCGTAGACTTTCTAGCATCGCCCTCTCTATTATCATTAGCTTCACCATATTTAGTTTGCCTGCTAACGCTTTTGTTGCGACAGATTACCAAAAGTTGCTGATCACAAACGCCTGTGTTAACTGCGATCTATCGGGAGCAGATCTATCGAATAGAGATTTATATGGCAGCGCACTCAGTGGGGCAAATCTGTCCAAAGCCAATCTCTCTGGTGCGCTACTCAATGATGCAAAGCTTGATGGAGCCAATCTAACTGAAGCCAATCTGTCAGAAGGTATTCTGATGGGTACTAACTTCGCGGAAGCCAATCTATCAGGAGCTAATCTTTCCCAGGCAGATTTGTATAACGCCCTCATGAATAAGACAACGTTGTTGAACGCGGATTTAACCAATGCAGATCTCACAGAGGCTATTATCTCTGATGCAGATTTGTCTAATGCCGTGGTGAAAAATGCAAAGCTTAGAGGAGCAATTCTTTCTCGATCCAATTTATCGAAAGCAGATTTTTCCAGTAGCTACATGAGAAATACCAGGTTATCAGATGCGATTCTACGGGAATCCAAGTTCTATGGCGCTGATTTGTTTAATTCGCTGATGCCTGACAGGACTACTTATAACGGAGATGTCTCCCGGTTTGGGGCTAATCAGTAA
- the glgA gene encoding glycogen synthase GlgA, which translates to MRILFVAAEAAPIAKVGGMGDVVGALPKVLRQMGHDVRIFLPYYGFLPDKMEIPSEPIWKGYAMFQDFAVYESVLPGTDVPLYLFGHPAFTPRRIYGGEDEDWRFTLFSNGAAEFCWNYWKPEIVHCHDWHTGMLPVWLNQSPDITTVFTIHNLAYQGPWRWYLEKITWCPWYMQGHNTMAAAVQFADRVNTVSPTYAEQIKTPAYGEQIEGLLSFIGGKLSGIINGIDTEVYNPANDKYITQTFTTDTLDKRKANKIALQEEMGLEVNSGAFLIGMVSRLVEQKGLDLVLQILDRFMAYTDAQFVLLGTGDRYYETQMWQLASRYPGRMATYLLYNDALSRRIYAGTDAFLMPSRFEPCGISQMMALRYGSVPIVRRTGGLVDTVTHYDPVNNAGTGYCFDRYEPLDLFTCMIRAWEGFRFKPQWQELQKRGMSQNFSWYESAKQYDNLYRSMYGLPPQEEEETAPAPELILTEANGKS; encoded by the coding sequence ATGCGGATTCTATTTGTTGCAGCTGAAGCTGCTCCCATTGCCAAAGTAGGTGGAATGGGTGATGTTGTGGGTGCATTACCCAAAGTCTTAAGACAAATGGGGCATGATGTTAGGATATTCTTGCCTTACTATGGCTTTCTACCCGACAAGATGGAGATTCCCTCAGAACCTATTTGGAAGGGATATGCCATGTTTCAGGACTTTGCAGTTTACGAAAGTGTTCTGCCTGGTACTGATGTTCCTTTGTATTTATTTGGACATCCTGCTTTCACTCCCCGCCGCATTTATGGTGGAGAGGATGAAGATTGGCGGTTTACCTTATTCTCCAATGGTGCAGCGGAATTTTGTTGGAATTACTGGAAGCCAGAAATTGTCCATTGTCACGATTGGCACACAGGAATGTTGCCCGTGTGGTTAAACCAATCCCCAGATATTACCACCGTATTTACCATTCATAACCTGGCTTATCAAGGTCCGTGGCGTTGGTATTTGGAGAAAATTACTTGGTGTCCTTGGTATATGCAAGGTCACAATACCATGGCTGCCGCCGTGCAGTTTGCTGACAGGGTAAATACAGTTTCCCCCACCTATGCAGAGCAAATCAAAACCCCTGCTTATGGTGAACAAATCGAAGGTTTGCTATCCTTTATTGGCGGCAAGTTATCAGGGATTATCAACGGTATAGATACTGAAGTTTATAACCCTGCCAATGATAAATACATCACTCAAACTTTCACCACCGATACCCTAGACAAACGCAAAGCTAACAAAATTGCCTTGCAAGAAGAAATGGGGTTAGAAGTTAACTCTGGTGCCTTTTTAATTGGCATGGTGAGTAGGTTGGTAGAACAAAAGGGTCTGGATTTGGTTTTGCAAATTCTTGATCGCTTCATGGCTTATACAGATGCCCAGTTTGTTTTGTTGGGAACAGGCGATCGCTATTATGAAACCCAAATGTGGCAGTTAGCATCCCGCTACCCTGGCAGAATGGCAACTTACTTACTTTATAATGATGCTCTTTCCCGTCGCATCTATGCTGGTACTGATGCCTTCTTAATGCCTAGTCGTTTTGAACCTTGCGGTATCAGCCAAATGATGGCTTTACGTTACGGTTCTGTACCTATTGTCCGTCGTACAGGGGGATTAGTAGACACAGTAACCCACTATGACCCCGTAAATAACGCAGGTACAGGTTATTGTTTTGACCGCTACGAACCTTTAGATTTGTTTACCTGTATGATTCGGGCTTGGGAAGGTTTCCGTTTCAAACCCCAATGGCAAGAATTACAAAAACGGGGTATGAGCCAAAACTTCAGTTGGTATGAATCTGCTAAACAGTACGATAATCTCTATCGCTCAATGTATGGTTTACCACCACAAGAAGAAGAAGAAACAGCACCAGCACCAGAGTTAATTTTAACTGAGGCTAATGGTAAATCCTAA
- a CDS encoding peptidoglycan-binding domain-containing protein, with protein MEYMAYSYMYMANEETPVNVELNLPKLQFNWQKLLKSSAWLTLAGVTVLLAAASQMQQASAEYVRTNGNCLYIRRGPSAGNSSVACVPNGTNIGSTGNVTNGFAQITSGRYQGYYVAERWLGMNPGTSHGRPGTGVGGRVLLRQGARGERVRVVQRALGIRVDGVYGPNTAYQVRNFQRRNGLLVDGVVGPSTRRALGIS; from the coding sequence ATGGAATATATGGCTTATTCCTATATGTACATGGCTAATGAAGAGACTCCCGTTAATGTGGAATTGAACCTACCTAAATTGCAATTTAATTGGCAAAAATTACTGAAGTCTTCTGCTTGGTTGACTTTAGCTGGTGTAACTGTCTTGCTGGCTGCGGCTTCCCAAATGCAGCAAGCTTCAGCAGAATACGTCAGAACTAATGGTAATTGTTTATATATCCGCAGGGGTCCTAGTGCTGGTAATTCATCTGTAGCTTGTGTACCTAACGGCACAAACATTGGGAGTACAGGAAATGTAACAAATGGTTTTGCTCAAATTACTTCTGGACGTTACCAAGGATATTATGTTGCGGAAAGATGGCTGGGTATGAATCCGGGGACATCTCATGGTCGTCCTGGTACTGGTGTTGGTGGTCGAGTTTTGCTAAGACAGGGAGCTAGAGGTGAGCGAGTCAGAGTCGTTCAAAGAGCTTTAGGGATAAGAGTTGATGGTGTTTATGGACCAAATACTGCTTACCAAGTCCGCAATTTTCAAAGAAGAAATGGTCTACTTGTAGATGGTGTAGTTGGTCCTTCCACTCGCAGGGCTTTGGGTATTAGTTAG